A genomic region of Runella rosea contains the following coding sequences:
- a CDS encoding FecR family protein: MTQQEFNDLSKRYLEGRTTPKEDQLLMDWYNNQPKQLPLLPLQSQKKEIEKRIWQNIQAQIRPASNGLMIKMAWLTGIAACLVVGFVWFSTDKAPKNNETTVLKNPEQVGIEIKNTTMLEQKVRLEDGTVVMLKQNSSIIYDKNYNKTKREVHLIGEAFFKVKRNLTKPFVVHTGELTTEVLGTSFRIKHYDEAKTIEVSVTTGKVSVYAEKPNRPAERNGVILTTNQRVVFDVASKNIVPSIVDDPVPIVSIERAPPQLDFREASLQQVLDALSKLYGLEFMIANPNAKDCHITADLNGLSMFTQLELICKSIDATYEKRGTVVFIYGDGC, encoded by the coding sequence ATGACACAGCAAGAATTCAACGATTTGTCGAAACGATATTTGGAAGGCCGAACCACCCCAAAAGAAGACCAACTTTTGATGGATTGGTACAACAATCAGCCCAAACAGCTCCCCCTCCTTCCCTTACAATCACAAAAAAAAGAGATTGAAAAACGAATCTGGCAAAACATTCAAGCCCAGATTCGACCCGCATCCAACGGCTTAATGATTAAAATGGCATGGTTGACGGGAATCGCGGCCTGCTTAGTGGTAGGATTTGTGTGGTTTTCAACCGATAAAGCTCCCAAAAACAACGAAACAACCGTACTCAAGAATCCTGAACAGGTAGGGATTGAAATAAAAAACACAACCATGTTAGAGCAGAAAGTCCGACTGGAAGACGGTACGGTGGTCATGCTGAAACAAAACAGCAGTATCATCTACGACAAAAACTATAACAAAACCAAACGAGAAGTACACCTCATCGGCGAAGCTTTCTTTAAGGTAAAACGAAACTTGACCAAGCCCTTTGTGGTCCATACGGGAGAATTGACCACGGAAGTGCTAGGAACAAGTTTCCGCATCAAACACTACGACGAAGCCAAAACGATTGAAGTGTCGGTCACAACGGGAAAAGTGTCGGTCTATGCCGAAAAGCCCAACCGCCCCGCCGAGCGCAATGGGGTCATTCTCACAACCAACCAACGGGTAGTGTTTGATGTGGCGTCCAAAAACATCGTTCCGAGTATCGTCGATGACCCTGTGCCTATTGTTAGCATTGAGAGGGCCCCGCCCCAGCTCGACTTTCGGGAAGCCTCCCTTCAACAGGTTTTGGATGCTCTTTCAAAATTATATGGCCTTGAGTTCATGATTGCCAATCCTAACGCCAAGGATTGTCACATCACCGCCGACTTAAACGGACTGTCTATGTTTACGCAATTGGAGCTTATCTGTAAATCCATAGATGCGACCTACGAAAAGCGTGGCACGGTCGTATTTATCTACGGTGACGGCTGTTAG
- a CDS encoding alpha/beta fold hydrolase — MITPRQWHATGSHFTYKTHQIFYRTEGQGETLVLIHGFPTSSWDWYRIWDQLAEKYRVIGFDMIGFGLSDKPHRYSYSIHDQADLFEALMNHLQINQCHLLVHDYGNTVAQELLARWEDRKNETQAPESRSFPIIKSVCFLNGGLFPEMHRALLVQKLMKSPLGVLLTKFNNKARLKKSFEKLYGPKGIDDLEMDGFWETIQYQNGHRLFHKLINYIEDRRQNRERWVGVLQQTSIPLRLINGPEDPVSGRHLADYYQQMIPNPDVVIIEGAGHYPQNEAPEEVIAYYFEFRQKHC; from the coding sequence ATGATTACTCCCCGACAATGGCACGCTACCGGTAGCCATTTCACTTACAAAACCCATCAAATCTTTTACCGAACCGAAGGGCAGGGTGAAACATTAGTTCTTATTCACGGGTTTCCCACTTCCTCTTGGGATTGGTATCGAATTTGGGACCAACTCGCTGAAAAATACCGAGTTATTGGTTTTGATATGATTGGATTTGGATTATCGGACAAACCCCATCGTTACTCTTATTCCATCCATGACCAAGCCGACCTGTTTGAGGCGCTGATGAATCACTTGCAGATTAACCAATGTCATTTATTGGTACATGATTATGGAAATACGGTGGCACAGGAGCTATTGGCCCGTTGGGAAGATCGAAAAAACGAAACACAGGCTCCCGAATCAAGGTCGTTTCCTATCATCAAGTCAGTTTGCTTTTTGAACGGTGGACTTTTCCCGGAAATGCACCGGGCTCTATTGGTTCAAAAATTGATGAAAAGCCCGTTGGGAGTGCTACTCACAAAATTCAACAACAAAGCCCGATTGAAAAAATCGTTCGAGAAGCTCTATGGCCCTAAAGGAATTGATGATTTAGAGATGGATGGATTCTGGGAAACCATTCAGTACCAAAACGGTCATCGGTTGTTTCATAAACTCATTAATTATATCGAAGACCGCCGACAAAATCGCGAACGCTGGGTGGGTGTTTTACAACAAACCTCCATCCCGCTTCGTCTTATCAACGGTCCAGAAGACCCTGTTTCGGGAAGGCATTTGGCTGATTATTACCAACAAATGATTCCCAATCCTGACGTTGTAATCATTGAAGGTGCAGGGCATTACCCCCAAAACGAAGCCCCCGAAGAAGTAATAGCCTATTATTTTGAATTTCGACAAAAGCACTGCTGA
- a CDS encoding glycoside hydrolase family 88/105 protein: protein MNRILLSAVAVILTISFQACKTFKGSEKSTIEQAMVRAMQWQEANPIFSKAPTDWTNGAYYAGVVRAHKSTQNPAFLTTLVEMGKRNQWKTYDRYFHADDVAISQSYLYLNSIGNKDVNLAPTEKWIHEHLFEPQDWKVGKGNAEQRILWWWCDALFMAPPVLTQYAILKNDQKYLDEMHRYYMETYELLFEKEEKLFARDTRFVITGAATDKRETNGNKIFWSRGNGWVLGGLALILEDMPKNYKHRAFYETLFKTMAARVKELQPADGLWRTSLLSPESFAHGEASGSGFFTFGLAWGINNGLLEAKTYKPAVEKSWKALQECQQESGKIGWVQNIGYDPKPADKDSWQNFGTGAFLMAGSEMVKLK, encoded by the coding sequence ATGAATCGAATCCTGCTGAGCGCCGTTGCCGTCATCCTTACCATTTCCTTTCAAGCTTGTAAAACATTCAAAGGGAGTGAGAAATCCACCATTGAGCAAGCCATGGTCAGGGCCATGCAGTGGCAGGAAGCCAACCCGATTTTTTCAAAAGCACCCACCGACTGGACAAACGGGGCTTATTATGCTGGCGTGGTGCGCGCCCACAAATCGACGCAAAATCCTGCATTTTTGACCACTCTGGTTGAAATGGGCAAACGTAACCAATGGAAAACCTACGACAGGTATTTCCACGCCGACGACGTGGCCATTTCCCAATCTTATTTGTACTTAAATTCAATCGGCAACAAAGACGTAAACCTTGCCCCTACCGAAAAATGGATTCATGAGCACCTCTTTGAACCGCAGGATTGGAAAGTGGGCAAAGGAAATGCCGAACAAAGAATATTATGGTGGTGGTGCGATGCTTTGTTTATGGCTCCACCCGTGCTTACCCAGTATGCAATCTTGAAAAATGACCAAAAATACCTCGACGAAATGCACCGCTACTATATGGAAACGTATGAGTTGCTTTTTGAAAAAGAAGAAAAACTGTTTGCCAGAGATACCCGATTTGTGATCACGGGGGCCGCCACGGACAAACGGGAAACCAATGGAAACAAAATTTTCTGGTCGCGGGGTAACGGATGGGTATTGGGTGGATTGGCATTGATTTTAGAAGACATGCCCAAAAACTACAAGCACCGGGCATTTTACGAAACCCTCTTTAAAACAATGGCGGCGCGGGTCAAAGAACTGCAGCCAGCCGACGGCCTTTGGCGCACGAGTTTGCTGTCGCCGGAGTCATTTGCGCACGGTGAAGCGAGCGGCAGTGGGTTCTTTACGTTTGGGCTAGCATGGGGCATCAACAACGGGCTGTTGGAGGCAAAAACCTACAAACCAGCCGTTGAAAAGTCGTGGAAAGCCCTGCAAGAATGTCAGCAAGAAAGTGGAAAAATAGGTTGGGTACAAAACATCGGTTATGACCCCAAACCCGCCGACAAAGACAGTTGGCAGAATTTCGGCACGGGGGCTTTTCTGATGGCAGGCAGTGAAATGGTAAAACTAAAATAG
- a CDS encoding RNA polymerase sigma factor, which produces MNVKQLDDKRLVEFLQEGKISAFEEIYRRYWYKLYGIAYHQTGVREEAEELVQEVFLTVWNRRTEVVIRHLDLYLTIAIKNQVYDYIKSQISYRKYQEYLIFQEIHQHYATDEIVNFSELSAAVENVLSRLPEKSAEVFKRSRFENQSVREIALGLNLSEKAVEYHITKSLKFLKENLKPFQSDN; this is translated from the coding sequence ATGAATGTGAAGCAACTCGACGATAAACGTTTGGTAGAATTTCTTCAGGAAGGCAAAATTTCGGCCTTTGAAGAAATATACCGCCGCTATTGGTATAAACTATATGGAATTGCCTACCACCAAACAGGGGTCAGAGAGGAAGCGGAAGAATTGGTTCAAGAGGTATTTTTAACAGTCTGGAATCGCCGAACCGAAGTGGTGATACGACACCTAGATCTTTACTTGACCATTGCCATCAAAAATCAGGTCTATGACTATATCAAGTCGCAGATTAGCTACCGGAAATACCAAGAATACCTCATTTTTCAGGAAATTCATCAACACTACGCCACCGACGAAATCGTCAATTTCAGCGAATTATCGGCGGCGGTTGAGAACGTCCTGAGCCGTTTGCCCGAAAAAAGCGCCGAAGTTTTCAAACGCAGCCGCTTCGAAAATCAATCGGTTCGAGAAATTGCGCTCGGCCTCAACCTCAGCGAGAAGGCCGTTGAGTATCACATTACCAAATCATTGAAGTTTTTGAAAGAGAACCTCAAACCCTTCCAATCCGACAATTAA
- a CDS encoding SusC/RagA family TonB-linked outer membrane protein, which translates to MKKTVPIPKIMWKVMKITFSQMLLCLVCASMAWAYDTQAQEVLNRPISVIGERLELRDILSQIEKQAEVKFVYSTKIKSTQRLTLNIHKRKLSTVLEEILKPISIEYEVIENRILLKKSRNEQSLLPNEEVQGLAMPQSLELPITGTIKDEKGVTMAGVSILIKGTSRGTTTDASGNFKIDVPDKNTALIISYVGYLSQQITVGNRSQINITLLPDERSLNEVQVVAFGEQRKRDVTGSIASLKAADIRANTAASPDVALQGRAAGVQITQAGGTPGGAVRINVRGVASINSNSQPLIVIDGQPVNSSAFGTGGVAMNPLAEINPDDIESMEVLKDASASILFGSRAANGVILITTKKGAKGKPTIDFSYQQGVNTATNRVDFIDNGADHFNILKRAARNNIRAGLAPASSNLTSLLPTGILRGSLPASFDNQLIDSTTLYNTRTNWLDQVLRQGGFQQATLSAGGGAKNLTIYGSGSYRKEDGIIIGQGLRRLSGRVNVEYNPIKILKLGANVSLNSIDNEMVPLGNSYQYGLTSALPAYPIQLPDGSFFNGIANGTNNTQSIGTNPVFYRNNYSNKSNTFRNINTFFAQIEPVKGLTIRSEFGTDYQKTRNDILLNPTLYPRGIQGAERTGEGRAENRDVLNRNSNWNNTINYTRELGKNHRIGVLVGNSLQNRISDNETYITERVPPGAKTGLDTTRSVVFNDEISFRFVSYFGRINYAFKDKYLFEVSLRSDGSSRFGPENRWATFPGMSVGWVISDESFLSNNSFVNFLKLRASYGRTGNAEIGNFSWQKNFTFVGYNAAIYGGVQGGQFTNPGNSALTWESTKQFDAGIEFTLWNKRISGTLDFYNKDSEGLLLDYALGPLFGTINNSMTINLGSVRNRGVELSITTRNVTKKDFRWTTDFNISHNKNTVLSTYTAPFLNFPFQVIAGPSIATPGYPLGNYYMAQFAGFDPNTGNELFYERDRVVFNNTGQTVKTGALWDGTIANNAGNNQFILENRTPYPVLFGGLTNSFQFRKIDFNFLFYYQYGNWIYDQAQRAQSYPTTGQVLRAESPGIGSLRDELNKTEGAFRMQWNSNARGFESSRFLHDGSFIRLKNVQLGYTLPASVANKLRLRTARISLTGQNLLTFTKFTGWDPEVFRNGGADGSTATLSPGVTNNDLPQVRTVLVGINFGF; encoded by the coding sequence ATGAAAAAAACCGTACCGATTCCAAAAATCATGTGGAAGGTTATGAAAATTACATTTTCACAAATGCTCCTATGTCTCGTGTGCGCCAGCATGGCATGGGCCTACGATACCCAAGCGCAGGAAGTACTCAACCGACCTATATCGGTCATTGGCGAGCGCCTCGAACTGAGAGATATTTTGAGCCAAATAGAGAAGCAGGCGGAAGTAAAATTTGTGTACAGCACCAAGATTAAATCCACCCAACGACTGACGCTTAATATCCACAAACGGAAGCTTTCAACCGTATTGGAGGAAATTCTCAAACCCATTTCCATCGAATACGAAGTGATTGAAAACCGCATTTTGCTCAAAAAAAGTAGAAACGAACAAAGCTTACTCCCAAACGAAGAAGTGCAAGGATTAGCAATGCCTCAAAGCCTTGAATTACCCATTACGGGTACCATTAAAGACGAAAAAGGCGTAACCATGGCAGGCGTAAGTATTTTAATCAAAGGCACTTCCAGAGGCACCACTACCGATGCCAGCGGCAATTTTAAGATTGACGTTCCCGACAAAAATACTGCGTTGATTATCAGCTATGTGGGGTATTTATCACAGCAAATTACGGTGGGCAATCGGAGTCAAATCAACATTACGCTGCTTCCTGACGAGCGCTCACTCAACGAAGTACAGGTGGTGGCTTTTGGCGAGCAACGCAAGCGTGATGTCACAGGCTCCATTGCCTCACTGAAAGCGGCCGATATTCGTGCCAATACCGCCGCTAGCCCCGATGTAGCCCTTCAGGGTCGGGCGGCGGGGGTGCAAATTACGCAAGCAGGAGGTACTCCCGGCGGTGCGGTGCGTATTAACGTACGCGGGGTAGCTTCCATCAACTCCAATTCGCAGCCTTTGATTGTCATTGACGGTCAACCCGTTAACAGTTCAGCCTTCGGCACGGGCGGTGTAGCCATGAATCCTTTGGCCGAAATCAATCCCGACGATATTGAGTCAATGGAGGTCCTAAAAGATGCTTCGGCGTCTATATTGTTTGGGTCACGAGCGGCCAACGGGGTTATCTTAATCACCACCAAAAAAGGGGCAAAAGGTAAACCTACCATTGATTTTAGCTACCAACAGGGGGTCAACACTGCCACAAATCGCGTTGATTTTATCGACAACGGAGCTGATCATTTTAATATTTTGAAACGTGCCGCCCGCAACAACATCCGAGCGGGACTGGCCCCAGCCTCTTCCAATTTGACCAGCTTATTACCTACGGGTATTTTGCGTGGCTCGTTACCTGCTTCGTTTGATAATCAATTGATTGACTCCACTACCCTCTACAACACCCGTACCAATTGGCTCGACCAAGTACTACGACAGGGTGGTTTTCAGCAAGCTACGCTGAGTGCAGGCGGTGGCGCAAAAAACCTGACTATCTATGGAAGCGGGTCGTACCGTAAAGAAGACGGGATTATTATCGGACAAGGTTTGCGTCGTTTGAGCGGACGGGTAAATGTAGAATACAACCCCATTAAAATCCTCAAACTGGGTGCCAATGTATCGCTTAATAGCATTGATAATGAGATGGTTCCACTGGGCAACTCGTATCAATACGGCCTCACATCGGCCTTGCCTGCTTACCCGATTCAGTTACCCGATGGGTCTTTTTTCAACGGTATTGCCAACGGCACCAACAATACACAGAGCATCGGGACTAACCCCGTTTTTTATCGGAATAACTATTCCAACAAATCTAACACTTTCCGAAATATCAACACCTTTTTTGCCCAAATTGAACCCGTCAAAGGCTTAACCATCCGTTCCGAATTTGGCACGGATTACCAAAAAACCAGAAACGATATATTACTCAATCCCACTTTGTATCCTAGGGGAATTCAGGGGGCCGAACGAACGGGAGAAGGCCGCGCCGAAAACCGTGACGTACTAAACCGTAATTCTAATTGGAACAACACCATTAATTATACACGTGAATTGGGCAAAAACCACCGCATTGGTGTTTTGGTAGGAAACAGCCTGCAAAACCGCATTTCTGACAACGAAACCTACATAACGGAGCGCGTACCTCCTGGAGCCAAAACGGGCTTAGACACGACCCGCTCAGTGGTATTCAACGATGAAATATCGTTTCGGTTTGTTTCTTATTTCGGAAGAATTAACTACGCTTTCAAAGACAAATACTTGTTTGAGGTCAGTCTGCGCTCCGACGGCTCGTCGCGCTTCGGCCCCGAAAACCGCTGGGCTACCTTTCCAGGCATGTCGGTGGGTTGGGTCATCAGCGATGAGAGCTTCCTGAGCAACAATTCCTTTGTGAACTTCTTGAAACTGCGCGCCAGCTACGGCCGCACTGGAAACGCCGAAATCGGGAATTTCTCGTGGCAAAAGAACTTTACGTTTGTGGGCTACAATGCCGCCATCTACGGCGGGGTTCAGGGAGGACAATTTACCAATCCCGGCAACTCCGCCCTGACGTGGGAATCTACGAAGCAATTTGATGCGGGCATTGAATTTACCTTGTGGAACAAACGCATCAGCGGAACACTGGATTTCTACAACAAAGACTCCGAAGGCTTACTTTTGGATTACGCACTGGGGCCATTGTTTGGCACCATCAACAATTCCATGACCATCAACCTCGGCTCCGTTCGCAACCGTGGGGTAGAATTGAGCATCACCACGCGTAACGTTACGAAAAAGGATTTTCGATGGACGACGGATTTTAACATCAGCCACAACAAAAATACGGTGTTGAGTACCTATACCGCGCCATTTCTTAATTTCCCCTTCCAAGTCATTGCTGGTCCGAGCATCGCTACACCCGGCTATCCTTTGGGCAACTATTACATGGCGCAGTTTGCTGGTTTTGACCCTAATACTGGCAATGAACTCTTTTACGAGCGCGACCGAGTCGTTTTCAACAATACTGGTCAAACGGTAAAAACGGGGGCTTTGTGGGATGGAACCATTGCCAATAATGCGGGTAATAACCAATTTATTCTCGAAAATCGCACGCCGTACCCAGTGCTATTCGGGGGATTGACCAACAGTTTCCAATTCCGTAAAATTGATTTTAACTTTCTGTTTTATTATCAATACGGCAACTGGATTTATGACCAAGCCCAACGCGCTCAAAGCTATCCCACCACTGGTCAGGTGCTAAGGGCCGAAAGCCCGGGCATCGGCAGTCTGCGCGATGAACTCAACAAAACCGAGGGGGCTTTCCGAATGCAGTGGAACTCCAACGCACGGGGCTTTGAGTCTTCTCGATTCTTGCACGACGGCTCATTTATTCGTCTCAAAAACGTGCAGCTCGGTTATACGCTTCCTGCATCGGTAGCCAACAAATTGCGTCTCCGCACAGCACGAATTTCATTGACCGGACAAAACCTGCTCACCTTCACCAAGTTTACGGGCTGGGATCCCGAAGTATTTCGCAACGGCGGCGCTGATGGCTCTACGGCTACGCTTTCACCGGGGGTCACCAACAACGATTTGCCACAGGTACGCACCGTCTTAGTCGGAATCAACTTTGGGTTTTAA
- a CDS encoding RagB/SusD family nutrient uptake outer membrane protein, with translation MKKTYSIMGMIAVAIGSVSCDKYLDEVSSKTLIQAQNVRTVQELDILMTGAYSGIAREVAFGGNALVIGETFGDLVAVNNVNYRNSPSRSSRVYTWTHREEDYGYQAEFLQWSTFGLNNANNVLEILQSNQVQTPGEADPRKDINLQKGRIEGDARFVRALCIFEQTRLIGYPWGHTPDNSHPGPVGNYKSVSEFGDLAYPRLSVKAAYDSVLNDLRIAERLLPENYNPAQHLPDMQPRANKYAALALMARVYWQQDNVDSCLAVCNRLLGQGNANRFPLVPGNQMLAQLFQRTGILPSTNSANRDEVIFELVNVVGRNSRTTNGAPLRTHYTLQSVYTAAQLANVNNLTSGPNLRMSQRFKTLADFDRQRDLRYRTLLDTTQATTAATAWNSPNRLWFSKKWGSLGTANLGPVQGVNSNIVLFRSAEFLLMRAEMNQRKGNTALALADLNAVRTRAGLAALTSAPANLLEEIRTEFVRETFSEGNRIHNIKRLKQPLNPGDRPASPSGVDCALGNCNEVPWNSRLLVFLVPQTMIDRNPLLVQND, from the coding sequence ATGAAAAAGACATATAGCATTATGGGAATGATTGCCGTAGCAATCGGCAGTGTTTCCTGCGATAAATACTTAGACGAGGTTTCTTCCAAAACCCTCATCCAAGCACAAAATGTGCGCACGGTACAAGAATTAGATATTTTGATGACGGGAGCTTATTCGGGCATCGCCCGAGAAGTGGCCTTTGGCGGCAATGCGCTTGTCATTGGAGAAACATTTGGCGATTTAGTAGCCGTTAATAACGTCAATTACCGCAACAGCCCAAGTCGCTCGTCAAGGGTTTACACTTGGACTCACCGCGAGGAAGATTACGGGTATCAGGCGGAATTTTTGCAATGGTCCACCTTTGGTCTGAACAACGCCAACAACGTGCTGGAAATTCTGCAAAGCAATCAGGTACAAACCCCAGGCGAAGCCGACCCCCGCAAGGACATCAACCTCCAAAAAGGTCGTATCGAAGGCGATGCCCGTTTTGTACGTGCACTGTGTATTTTTGAACAAACACGTCTCATAGGTTATCCATGGGGCCATACCCCCGACAATTCGCATCCTGGCCCCGTCGGAAATTACAAATCAGTGTCGGAGTTTGGCGATTTGGCCTATCCTCGTTTGAGCGTTAAGGCCGCTTACGACAGCGTTTTGAACGATTTGCGCATTGCCGAACGACTTCTACCCGAAAATTATAACCCTGCACAACACCTACCCGACATGCAGCCACGCGCCAATAAATACGCCGCGCTTGCCCTGATGGCACGGGTCTATTGGCAGCAGGACAACGTGGACAGTTGTCTGGCAGTGTGTAACCGTTTGCTCGGACAGGGCAACGCCAATCGTTTTCCGTTGGTACCCGGCAATCAGATGTTGGCGCAACTTTTCCAGCGTACCGGTATTTTGCCAAGCACCAATTCTGCTAATCGTGATGAAGTTATTTTTGAACTCGTCAACGTCGTGGGACGCAACTCCCGTACCACCAACGGAGCACCTTTGCGTACGCATTATACCCTTCAAAGTGTTTATACTGCTGCTCAATTGGCCAATGTCAACAACCTCACTTCGGGGCCTAACTTACGTATGAGCCAACGCTTTAAAACCTTGGCCGACTTTGACCGTCAGCGAGATTTGCGTTACCGAACCCTCTTGGACACCACGCAGGCTACTACCGCCGCAACGGCTTGGAACAGCCCTAATCGGCTTTGGTTTTCGAAAAAATGGGGTTCATTGGGGACTGCCAACTTAGGGCCTGTACAGGGAGTCAATTCCAACATTGTACTCTTTCGTTCTGCCGAATTTTTATTGATGCGCGCCGAAATGAACCAACGTAAAGGCAATACGGCTTTAGCCTTGGCCGACCTAAATGCCGTACGGACCCGGGCAGGTTTGGCGGCATTGACCTCTGCTCCCGCAAACCTGTTGGAAGAAATCAGAACGGAATTTGTCCGCGAAACTTTCAGCGAAGGCAATCGGATTCACAACATCAAAAGACTGAAACAACCGCTTAACCCCGGCGACCGCCCTGCCTCACCAAGCGGTGTAGATTGTGCCTTGGGCAACTGTAACGAAGTGCCCTGGAATAGTCGTTTGTTGGTGTTTTTGGTACCGCAAACGATGATTGACCGCAATCCTTTACTGGTTCAAAATGATTAA